From a single Hymenobacter sp. YIM 151500-1 genomic region:
- a CDS encoding cupredoxin domain-containing protein: protein MDTAQLLVTLGGVALMGFVGWFFFLAPHQVAAAVSSSTGVQQVDITVKGGYSPDVIEVEKDKPVQLNFYRDEDNSCSEELLLPDFNLRRELPPFQTTAVELLPRQAGTYEFTCGMHMLRGKLVVK from the coding sequence ATGGATACTGCCCAATTGCTCGTAACCCTTGGCGGCGTGGCCCTGATGGGCTTTGTTGGCTGGTTTTTCTTTCTGGCGCCCCACCAGGTAGCGGCGGCCGTGTCGTCCAGCACCGGCGTGCAGCAGGTGGACATCACCGTGAAGGGTGGCTACTCGCCCGACGTTATCGAGGTGGAGAAGGACAAGCCCGTGCAGCTCAACTTCTACCGCGACGAGGACAACAGCTGCTCGGAAGAACTGCTGCTGCCCGATTTCAACCTGCGCCGCGAGTTGCCCCCGTTCCAAACCACGGCCGTGGAGCTGCTGCCCCGCCAAGCCGGCACTTACGAATTCACTTGCGGCATGCACATGCTGCGGGGCAAGCTGGTAGTGAAATGA
- a CDS encoding heavy metal translocating P-type ATPase — translation MHHSAHSSPAAPPAASGAPAGPTETAVLNIEGMTCASCSNFVERALSRTPGVQRATVNLASEKATVEFVPAQIDRAGLKAAVEQAGYQVHEPATPAASPLASSDELDQRKAQAYAQLKRRFGVAVVLAVIIMPLSMLMLWPSLMARVSMPVLNYVLLGLTLPVLLYSGREFFVSAWNGLRHRTASMDTLIALGTGAAFLYSLAATVAPHVFMRQGLMPEVYYDTTATIIALILLGKVLESRAKQRTSAAIKALMGLQAKTARVIRHGQEVDIPVEELRLGDEVLVRPGEKVATDGIILAGRSALDESMLTGESLPVDKTEGDAVFGATLNKTGAFRFRVTKLGADTMLAQIVRLVEEAQGSRAPIQRLADKVSAVFVPVVVIIALATFVLWFNFAPENTRFSLALVNFVAVLIIACPCALGLATPTAIMVGTGKGAEKGVLIRNAEALEKAYQVNTVLLDKTGTITRGEPAVTDFVPAATAPADTLAQLAAVERQSEHPLAAAVVRYADAQGAARLDAAGFAAHEGRGAGATVAGQPVLVGNRRLLTEHAISLPADLEHAAAQLLAQAKTVLYVAVAGQPAAVLGVADTVRDTSVAAIRHLQQEGIEVVMMTGDNAQTAAEVARQVGIARYFAEVLPADKAAKVKELQAEGRTVAMVGDGINDAPALAQADLGLAIGSGTDVAMEAAGITLMRSDLQGVVTAIALSRQTMRTIKQNLFFAFVYNTLGIPVAAGLLYPFTGWLLSPMLAAAAMALSSVSVLTNSLRLRAAKV, via the coding sequence ATGCATCATTCCGCTCATTCTTCCCCCGCCGCCCCGCCCGCTGCCAGCGGTGCCCCGGCCGGCCCCACCGAAACGGCCGTGCTCAACATCGAGGGCATGACCTGCGCTTCCTGCTCCAACTTCGTAGAGCGGGCCCTCAGCCGCACGCCCGGCGTGCAGCGGGCCACCGTCAACTTGGCCAGCGAAAAGGCCACCGTCGAATTTGTACCCGCCCAGATAGACCGCGCCGGCCTCAAAGCCGCCGTCGAACAGGCTGGCTACCAGGTACACGAGCCCGCCACGCCGGCCGCCAGCCCCCTGGCCTCCTCCGACGAGCTGGACCAGCGCAAAGCCCAGGCCTACGCCCAGCTCAAGCGCCGCTTCGGGGTGGCCGTGGTCCTGGCCGTCATCATCATGCCCCTGAGTATGCTCATGCTCTGGCCTTCCTTGATGGCGCGCGTTTCCATGCCGGTGCTGAATTACGTGCTGCTGGGCCTCACGCTGCCGGTGCTGCTCTACAGCGGCCGGGAGTTTTTCGTGTCGGCCTGGAACGGGCTCCGGCACCGCACCGCCAGCATGGACACGCTCATTGCCCTGGGCACGGGCGCCGCGTTTCTGTATAGCCTGGCTGCCACCGTGGCGCCGCACGTCTTTATGCGCCAGGGCCTCATGCCCGAGGTGTACTACGACACCACCGCCACCATTATTGCCCTGATTCTGCTGGGCAAGGTGCTGGAAAGCCGGGCCAAGCAGCGCACCTCGGCCGCCATCAAGGCCTTGATGGGCCTGCAAGCCAAAACCGCCCGCGTCATCCGCCACGGCCAGGAAGTAGATATTCCCGTGGAAGAGCTGCGCCTCGGCGACGAAGTGCTGGTGCGCCCCGGCGAAAAAGTGGCTACCGACGGCATAATCCTTGCCGGCCGCTCGGCCCTCGACGAATCCATGCTCACCGGCGAAAGCCTGCCCGTGGACAAAACGGAGGGCGACGCCGTGTTTGGCGCCACGCTCAACAAAACCGGCGCGTTCCGCTTCCGCGTCACCAAGCTGGGCGCCGACACCATGCTGGCCCAGATTGTGCGGCTGGTGGAAGAGGCCCAGGGCAGCCGGGCCCCCATCCAGCGCCTGGCCGATAAAGTGAGTGCCGTATTTGTACCCGTGGTGGTCATCATTGCCCTGGCCACGTTCGTGCTCTGGTTCAACTTTGCCCCCGAAAATACCCGTTTCTCGCTGGCCCTGGTCAACTTCGTGGCGGTGCTCATCATTGCCTGTCCCTGCGCGTTGGGCCTGGCCACGCCCACGGCCATCATGGTGGGCACGGGCAAAGGCGCCGAAAAAGGCGTGCTCATCCGCAACGCCGAAGCCCTGGAAAAAGCCTACCAGGTCAACACCGTGCTGCTCGACAAAACCGGCACCATCACCCGCGGCGAGCCGGCCGTAACAGATTTCGTACCCGCTGCCACGGCCCCTGCCGACACCCTGGCCCAGCTCGCCGCCGTCGAACGGCAGTCGGAGCACCCGCTGGCCGCCGCCGTGGTGCGCTACGCCGACGCTCAGGGCGCCGCGCGCCTCGACGCCGCCGGCTTCGCGGCGCACGAGGGCCGCGGGGCCGGGGCCACCGTCGCCGGCCAACCCGTGCTGGTTGGCAACCGCCGCCTGCTCACCGAGCACGCCATTTCCCTTCCGGCCGACCTCGAACACGCTGCCGCGCAGCTGCTGGCCCAGGCCAAAACCGTGTTGTACGTAGCTGTAGCTGGCCAGCCCGCCGCCGTGCTGGGCGTGGCCGACACCGTGCGCGACACGTCCGTGGCCGCCATTCGGCACTTGCAACAGGAGGGCATCGAGGTAGTGATGATGACCGGCGACAACGCCCAAACCGCCGCCGAAGTGGCCCGCCAGGTCGGCATCGCCCGCTACTTTGCCGAGGTGCTGCCCGCCGACAAGGCTGCCAAAGTAAAGGAGCTGCAAGCCGAAGGCCGCACGGTAGCCATGGTCGGCGACGGCATCAACGACGCGCCCGCCCTGGCGCAAGCCGACCTGGGCCTGGCCATCGGCTCGGGTACCGACGTGGCCATGGAAGCGGCCGGCATCACGCTCATGCGCTCCGACCTGCAAGGCGTCGTCACGGCCATAGCCCTGTCGCGCCAGACCATGCGCACCATCAAGCAGAACCTGTTTTTCGCCTTCGTCTATAACACGCTGGGCATTCCGGTAGCGGCCGGCCTGCTCTACCCGTTCACGGGCTGGCTGCTCTCGCCCATGCTGGCCGCCGCGGCTATGGCTCTCAGTTCGGTATCGGTGCTCACTAATTCGTTGCGTCTACGCGCGGCCAAGGTTTAA
- a CDS encoding heavy metal-binding domain-containing protein codes for MKRTLLPALALASLTWAAIGCSSNPTTPTEATATADASGTEHAGGHIYSCPMHPEVTSTKAGDNCPKCGMKLEHTDKPAGDGKTYQMNLSTQPAQLAAGQAATLSFLPQVVGQEQAPVPLAVVHEKKMHLIIVSRDLSEFYHEHPEFTAAGRYDVPFTFKTGGDYVLFQDYTPSGSSHQLGRQQVSVTGPKKAPVKFSQDQMQWRQDGYQATLSFDKPVQAGQLLGMRIDVQQDGQPVTDLDNYLGALGHVVVISKDTQDYLHVHPNDQADRGPRIGFNTTFDKPGLYRVFLQFNHGGKIHTGDFTVNVQPAA; via the coding sequence ATGAAACGTACCCTGTTGCCAGCCTTGGCGCTGGCTTCGCTGACGTGGGCGGCTATTGGCTGCTCGTCCAACCCTACTACACCTACGGAGGCAACGGCTACCGCCGACGCCAGCGGCACCGAGCACGCCGGCGGGCACATCTACTCCTGCCCCATGCACCCGGAAGTGACCAGCACCAAGGCCGGCGACAACTGCCCCAAGTGCGGCATGAAGCTGGAGCACACCGACAAGCCGGCCGGGGACGGCAAAACCTACCAGATGAACCTGAGCACCCAGCCGGCGCAGCTGGCGGCCGGGCAGGCGGCTACGCTCTCCTTCTTGCCCCAAGTGGTGGGCCAGGAGCAAGCGCCGGTACCGCTGGCGGTGGTGCACGAAAAGAAAATGCACCTCATCATCGTGAGCCGGGACTTGTCGGAGTTCTACCACGAGCACCCGGAGTTTACGGCTGCGGGGCGCTACGACGTGCCCTTTACCTTCAAGACTGGCGGCGACTACGTGCTGTTTCAGGACTACACGCCCAGCGGCAGCAGCCACCAGCTGGGCCGGCAGCAGGTGTCGGTGACGGGCCCAAAAAAGGCGCCGGTGAAGTTCAGCCAAGACCAGATGCAGTGGCGCCAGGACGGCTACCAGGCCACGCTTTCATTTGACAAGCCGGTGCAGGCCGGGCAGCTGCTGGGCATGCGCATTGACGTGCAGCAAGACGGCCAGCCGGTGACGGACCTCGACAACTACCTGGGGGCGCTGGGCCACGTGGTGGTCATCAGCAAAGACACGCAGGACTACCTGCACGTGCACCCCAACGACCAGGCCGACCGGGGGCCGCGCATCGGCTTCAACACCACCTTCGACAAGCCCGGTCTGTACCGCGTGTTCCTGCAATTCAACCACGGCGGCAAGATTCACACGGGCGACTTCACGGTGAACGTGCAGCCGGCGGCATAG
- a CDS encoding DUF305 domain-containing protein, with amino-acid sequence MKLNLLFSAAVAAMLLGACNNQNPTDNATAEASATTASTDEHAGHADMAADGAGSGATASLTGAMAKMMQQMHAFKPAGNKDHDFAHHMMVHHQGAVDMAEVLLKEGKDATLRQMAEKILADQKKEIGQLEAVATRLDRAAKNYDPSNPQDPFQAAMTASMKPMMAPMTPSGDVDRDFAMMMTVHHQSAVDMAQLEVAQGTDAELKKMAQQMITEQQKEIQQFNDWLKQHGGAGMSKATSAVYECPMGCEGSRSTKPGKCPVCEMDLVKKS; translated from the coding sequence ATGAAACTCAACCTGCTTTTCTCCGCTGCGGTGGCTGCTATGCTGCTGGGCGCTTGCAACAACCAAAACCCAACCGACAACGCCACGGCCGAAGCGTCAGCCACTACGGCTTCGACCGATGAGCACGCCGGGCACGCAGATATGGCGGCTGACGGCGCCGGCAGCGGCGCTACGGCGTCGTTGACGGGGGCTATGGCCAAGATGATGCAGCAGATGCACGCCTTCAAGCCGGCCGGCAACAAGGACCACGACTTTGCGCACCACATGATGGTCCATCACCAAGGCGCGGTAGACATGGCGGAGGTGCTGCTGAAAGAGGGCAAGGATGCCACCCTGCGGCAGATGGCCGAGAAGATACTAGCCGATCAGAAAAAGGAAATCGGGCAGCTGGAGGCCGTAGCCACGCGCCTGGATAGGGCCGCCAAAAACTACGACCCCAGCAACCCGCAGGACCCGTTTCAGGCGGCCATGACGGCCTCCATGAAGCCCATGATGGCGCCTATGACGCCGAGTGGCGACGTGGACCGGGACTTTGCCATGATGATGACTGTGCATCACCAGAGCGCCGTGGATATGGCCCAGCTGGAAGTAGCCCAGGGCACCGACGCCGAGCTGAAGAAAATGGCGCAGCAGATGATTACGGAGCAGCAGAAAGAAATTCAGCAGTTCAACGACTGGCTGAAGCAGCACGGCGGCGCGGGCATGAGTAAGGCCACCAGCGCCGTGTACGAGTGCCCGATGGGCTGCGAAGGCAGCCGCAGCACCAAGCCGGGCAAGTGCCCGGTATGTGAAATGGACCTGGTGAAAAAAAGCTAG
- a CDS encoding TolC family protein has translation MRLLVVVLGLFGWLVSHGAQAQRLIMGLDSAEQQALRRSPRLRQSAQEIEEQRALRRGSFAPANPDLLWSAPTGERWAPGVVQTIDFPTVYQRQARVAQAGVALAERGRAVSQATVRRDVRLAYLALQFSEAQLRQLSYQDSLYQSLLQATNRLYAAGEITSLQRISTEAEARQVRNQLEQAGVDRVAAQRRLGLLLGQPTADLATAEDLRRAGPALARTGAALLQALPADDSAALARSPTLAYAQQNVTLSQSGISLVRARRAPALTLGYQNQAFEGSPLRYRFQFGVSVPVWVWAYRAQLQAATARSKAAQAQLQTQQLELSGQYEQALADTRKFAASLAYYEQTGLPQATAIISQSQRLFRAGEASYLILIQSLNQAFTIQNTYLTTIRDYRRAIVELNYLQGQ, from the coding sequence ATGAGGTTATTGGTAGTGGTGCTGGGCTTATTTGGCTGGCTGGTGAGCCACGGCGCGCAGGCGCAGCGGCTCATCATGGGGCTGGACAGTGCCGAGCAGCAGGCCCTGCGGCGCAGCCCACGGCTGCGGCAGTCGGCGCAGGAAATTGAGGAGCAACGGGCGCTCCGGCGCGGGAGCTTTGCGCCGGCCAACCCAGACTTGCTGTGGTCGGCGCCGACGGGCGAGCGATGGGCGCCGGGCGTGGTGCAAACCATTGATTTTCCGACCGTGTACCAGCGGCAGGCGCGGGTAGCGCAGGCCGGCGTGGCGCTGGCCGAGCGGGGCCGGGCCGTGAGCCAGGCCACCGTGCGCCGCGACGTGCGCCTGGCCTATCTGGCTTTGCAGTTCAGCGAGGCCCAGCTGCGGCAGCTCAGTTACCAGGACAGCTTGTACCAGAGTCTGCTGCAAGCCACCAACCGCCTGTACGCGGCCGGCGAAATCACCTCCTTGCAGCGCATCAGCACCGAAGCAGAGGCCCGGCAGGTGCGCAACCAGCTGGAGCAAGCCGGCGTGGACCGGGTGGCCGCCCAGCGGCGCCTGGGGCTGCTGCTGGGCCAGCCTACGGCCGACTTGGCCACGGCCGAGGACCTGCGCCGCGCCGGCCCCGCGCTGGCGCGCACGGGGGCTGCGCTGCTGCAAGCCCTGCCAGCCGACGACAGCGCCGCCCTGGCGCGCAGCCCCACGCTGGCCTACGCTCAGCAGAACGTGACGCTAAGCCAATCGGGCATCAGCCTGGTGCGGGCGCGGCGGGCCCCGGCCCTCACGCTGGGCTACCAGAACCAAGCATTTGAAGGCTCGCCGCTGCGCTACCGGTTTCAATTTGGCGTGTCGGTGCCGGTGTGGGTGTGGGCCTACCGGGCGCAATTGCAGGCGGCCACGGCCCGCAGCAAAGCCGCCCAGGCCCAGCTGCAAACCCAGCAGCTGGAGCTGAGCGGGCAGTACGAACAGGCCCTGGCCGACACGCGCAAGTTTGCCGCCTCGCTGGCCTATTACGAGCAAACCGGTCTGCCCCAGGCCACGGCCATCATCAGCCAGTCGCAGCGGCTGTTCCGGGCAGGCGAGGCCAGCTATTTGATCTTGATTCAGAGCCTGAACCAAGCCTTTACCATCCAGAATACCTACCTGACGACCATCCGCGACTACCGCCGCGCCATTGTCGAACTCAACTACCTCCAGGGCCAATGA
- a CDS encoding efflux RND transporter periplasmic adaptor subunit, with product MNTLAKPLLGGLALAGLLATLLPAPRPAAAHGGEDHGGGATPAAGATGAAPDEVLMPKESQFLFDIRTQRARLDTLLTRRTLLGQVQAAPGGEGRVVAPQPGRLLSLRVQVGQPVRAGQVLAVLDQTLDATQQLGLATEQANAQAELRAAQQDYARLKSIEDIAARKDVVAAELRLRQARQNAAIQNNQASRQRITLTAPVSGTVDVFSLAAGQQVNAGDELLRIINPARLTVQAQVFAPDLAQVAAADGFVVEGLQGEATAPARLVSFSNVVNPVNQARQLVLAVDGATGLRPGQSVNVRVQSRGAKPQLAVPTAAVTDINGKPAVFVHTTPETFKLRFVQPGAADEQRTIIQGGLQEGERVVTQNTYQLKSVYLNQ from the coding sequence ATGAACACGTTAGCTAAACCCTTGCTGGGCGGGCTGGCCCTGGCGGGCCTGCTGGCCACCCTGCTGCCCGCCCCGCGCCCGGCCGCGGCCCACGGCGGCGAAGACCACGGCGGGGGCGCCACGCCCGCGGCCGGCGCGACGGGCGCCGCCCCCGATGAGGTGCTGATGCCCAAGGAAAGCCAGTTTCTATTTGACATCCGCACCCAGCGGGCCCGGCTGGATACGCTGCTCACGCGCCGCACCCTGCTGGGGCAGGTGCAGGCCGCGCCGGGCGGGGAAGGCCGCGTGGTGGCCCCGCAGCCGGGGCGCCTGCTGAGCCTGCGCGTGCAAGTGGGCCAGCCGGTGCGGGCCGGGCAGGTGCTGGCTGTGCTCGACCAGACTTTGGACGCAACCCAGCAACTCGGGCTGGCCACGGAGCAAGCCAACGCCCAGGCCGAGCTGCGCGCCGCCCAGCAGGACTACGCCCGCCTGAAAAGCATCGAGGATATTGCCGCCCGCAAAGACGTGGTGGCCGCCGAGCTGCGCCTGCGCCAGGCCCGGCAGAACGCCGCCATTCAGAATAACCAGGCAAGCCGCCAGCGCATCACCCTGACGGCCCCCGTCAGCGGCACCGTGGACGTGTTCAGCCTGGCCGCCGGACAGCAGGTAAATGCCGGCGACGAGCTGCTGCGCATCATCAACCCCGCGCGGCTGACCGTGCAGGCCCAGGTGTTTGCCCCGGACCTGGCGCAAGTGGCCGCGGCCGATGGCTTCGTGGTGGAAGGCTTGCAGGGCGAGGCCACGGCGCCGGCCCGGCTGGTGTCGTTCAGCAACGTGGTGAACCCCGTGAACCAGGCCCGGCAGCTGGTGCTGGCCGTGGACGGCGCCACTGGGCTGCGGCCGGGCCAGAGCGTGAACGTGCGCGTGCAGAGCCGCGGCGCCAAGCCCCAGCTGGCCGTGCCCACGGCCGCCGTGACGGACATCAACGGCAAGCCGGCCGTGTTCGTGCACACCACGCCCGAGACATTCAAGCTGCGCTTCGTGCAGCCCGGCGCGGCCGATGAGCAGCGCACTATCATTCAGGGCGGCTTGCAGGAAGGCGAGCGGGTGGTGACGCAGAATACCTATCAGCTCAAATCCGTGTACCTGAACCAGTAA
- a CDS encoding efflux RND transporter permease subunit, protein MLDRIIRFALENRLLTLAFALALLVGGFSTLRGLPVDVLPDLDRPRVTVFLEAPGMAPEEVEALVTRPVETALNGATAVEAVRSNSAIGLGMVFVEFNYGTNIFTARQVVSEKLQTVQGQLPPGITPVLGPISSVMGQIMMVGMTSTGPTTPADLRTLADYTVRQRLLSIPGVAQVIPIGGDSRQYQVLVDLARLNATGLTINQLEEALRRSNLNTTGNFFDRNGSEVLIRNLGRLRSVADIEGIVVGHRDGSPVTVKQVADVRFGARFKRGDGSVNGRPAVILSIEKQPGTSTLDLTKAVEAALRDLQPSLPKDVQFNTRLFQQAEFIEASLTNVEEALRDGAILVVIVLFAFLLNVRTTVISLTAIPLSLLVTALVFKAAGISINTLTLGGLAIAIGELVDDAIVDVENVYRRLRENRQLPQPRPALQVIYEASSEVRNSIVYATIIVVLVFVPLFALSGMEGRIFAPLGVAYITSIVASLFVSLTVTPVLCYYLLPNMKLHAEHDSRLVRWLKAKDTRLLHFGFRHPRLILGTTGLLFVLAAATVPFFGTEFLPPFNEGSLTVNFSAPAGTSLTESNRLGTLAEQQMLQLPEVAYTARRTGRAELDEHAESVNNSEIEVAFKTDEELEKAGIERRSKDEILADLRQRLAVLRGVTVNIGQPISHRLDHLLSGVRAQVAIKLFGNDLLELRRYAAQVRDAAATVPGVVDLQVEKQVQVPQLLIKPREDAIRALGLERGNVVQDLETLFQGAVVSSILQGQQRFDLIVKLPDSLRADISRIAETRIETPGGGFVPVKAVADVSYEPGPNTINHENTQRRITISLNVAGRDLGSTVREVQQRVRERVPLPTGYYLTYGGQFESQQAASSRILWLSLFSFLGIFLVLYSHFRSGLMVAQIMLNIPLALIGSVAAVLLTGGTLSIASLVGFITLTGIASRNGIMMISHYIHLVEKEGETFSDHMIVRGSLERLVPVLMTALVAALALIPLTLAKDAPGKEILYPVAVVILGGLLSSTLLDIVVTPVVFRLLGRRALAQYRASHAAPALTPTLDAQPFTPPTDQSAVSPT, encoded by the coding sequence ATGCTTGATAGAATCATTCGTTTTGCCCTGGAAAACCGCCTGCTCACGCTGGCGTTTGCGCTGGCGTTGCTGGTGGGCGGGTTTTCGACGTTACGCGGGCTGCCCGTGGACGTGCTGCCCGACCTGGACCGGCCGCGCGTGACCGTGTTCCTGGAAGCGCCGGGCATGGCGCCCGAGGAAGTGGAAGCCCTGGTGACGCGGCCCGTGGAAACGGCCCTGAACGGGGCCACGGCCGTGGAAGCGGTGCGCTCCAACTCGGCCATTGGGCTGGGCATGGTGTTCGTGGAGTTCAACTACGGCACCAACATCTTCACGGCCCGGCAGGTGGTGAGCGAGAAGCTGCAAACTGTGCAGGGCCAGCTCCCGCCCGGCATCACGCCCGTGCTGGGGCCGATTTCCTCGGTGATGGGGCAGATTATGATGGTCGGGATGACCAGCACGGGCCCGACCACCCCGGCCGACCTGCGCACCCTGGCCGACTATACCGTGCGCCAGCGGCTGCTGAGCATTCCGGGCGTGGCGCAGGTAATTCCCATCGGCGGCGACTCGCGGCAGTATCAGGTACTGGTGGATTTGGCCCGGCTGAATGCTACCGGACTTACCATCAACCAGCTGGAAGAAGCCCTGCGCCGCTCCAACCTGAACACCACCGGCAACTTCTTCGACCGCAACGGCTCGGAGGTGCTGATTCGCAACCTGGGGCGGCTGCGCTCGGTGGCAGATATCGAAGGCATCGTGGTGGGCCACCGGGATGGGTCGCCGGTGACGGTGAAACAGGTGGCCGACGTGCGGTTCGGGGCGCGCTTCAAGCGCGGCGACGGCAGCGTGAATGGGCGCCCCGCTGTGATTCTAAGTATCGAGAAGCAGCCCGGCACGAGCACCCTGGATTTGACCAAGGCCGTGGAAGCGGCTTTGCGCGACTTGCAGCCCTCGTTGCCCAAGGATGTGCAGTTTAATACCCGGCTGTTTCAGCAGGCCGAGTTCATCGAGGCCTCGCTCACCAACGTGGAAGAGGCGTTGCGCGACGGGGCCATTTTGGTCGTCATCGTGCTGTTTGCCTTCCTGCTGAATGTGCGCACCACGGTTATTTCGCTCACGGCCATTCCGCTGTCGTTGCTGGTGACGGCGCTGGTATTTAAGGCGGCCGGCATCAGCATCAACACGCTCACGCTGGGCGGGCTGGCCATTGCCATCGGCGAGCTGGTGGACGACGCCATCGTGGACGTGGAAAACGTGTACCGGCGCCTGCGCGAAAACCGGCAGCTGCCCCAGCCCCGCCCGGCCTTGCAGGTCATTTACGAGGCCAGCTCCGAAGTGCGCAACTCCATCGTGTACGCCACCATTATTGTGGTGCTGGTGTTCGTGCCGCTGTTTGCCTTGTCGGGCATGGAAGGGCGGATTTTCGCGCCCCTGGGCGTGGCCTACATCACCAGCATCGTGGCCTCGCTGTTCGTGTCGCTCACGGTGACGCCGGTGCTGTGCTACTACCTGCTACCCAACATGAAGCTGCACGCCGAGCACGACAGCCGGCTGGTGCGCTGGCTGAAGGCCAAGGATACGCGGCTGCTGCATTTCGGCTTCCGGCACCCCCGACTGATACTGGGCACCACGGGGCTGCTGTTTGTGCTGGCGGCGGCCACGGTGCCGTTTTTCGGGACGGAATTTCTGCCGCCCTTCAACGAAGGCTCTCTGACGGTGAACTTTTCGGCCCCGGCCGGCACCTCGCTCACCGAGTCGAACCGGCTGGGTACGCTGGCCGAGCAACAGATGCTGCAACTGCCGGAAGTGGCCTACACCGCCCGCCGCACCGGCCGGGCCGAACTGGACGAGCACGCGGAGTCGGTGAACAACTCGGAAATCGAAGTAGCTTTCAAGACCGACGAGGAGCTGGAGAAAGCCGGTATCGAGCGGCGCAGCAAAGATGAAATCCTGGCCGATTTGCGCCAGCGCCTGGCCGTGCTGCGGGGCGTGACGGTGAACATCGGGCAACCCATTTCGCACCGGCTCGACCACCTCTTGTCAGGCGTGCGGGCGCAGGTGGCTATCAAGCTGTTCGGCAACGACTTACTGGAGCTGCGCCGCTATGCCGCCCAGGTGCGTGACGCGGCGGCCACCGTGCCGGGCGTGGTGGACTTGCAGGTGGAAAAGCAGGTGCAGGTGCCGCAACTGCTCATTAAGCCGCGCGAAGACGCCATTCGGGCCCTGGGGCTGGAGCGGGGCAACGTGGTGCAGGATTTGGAAACCTTGTTTCAGGGCGCCGTGGTATCGAGCATTCTGCAAGGGCAGCAGCGGTTTGACCTGATTGTGAAGCTGCCCGACTCGCTGCGCGCCGACATTTCGCGCATTGCCGAAACGCGCATCGAGACGCCGGGCGGGGGCTTTGTGCCGGTGAAGGCCGTGGCCGACGTGAGCTACGAGCCCGGCCCGAACACCATCAACCACGAAAACACCCAGCGCCGCATCACCATCTCGCTGAACGTGGCCGGCCGCGACCTGGGCTCCACGGTGCGGGAGGTGCAGCAGCGCGTGCGCGAGCGGGTGCCGCTGCCCACGGGCTACTACCTCACCTACGGCGGGCAGTTCGAGAGCCAACAGGCGGCCAGCAGCCGGATTTTGTGGCTGAGCCTGTTCTCCTTCCTGGGCATTTTCCTGGTGCTGTATTCGCACTTTCGGTCGGGGCTGATGGTGGCGCAAATCATGCTCAACATCCCCTTGGCCCTGATTGGCTCGGTGGCGGCGGTGCTGCTCACGGGCGGCACGCTGAGCATTGCCTCGCTGGTGGGCTTTATCACCCTCACCGGCATTGCCTCGCGCAACGGCATCATGATGATTTCGCACTACATCCACCTAGTGGAGAAAGAAGGCGAAACCTTCTCCGACCATATGATTGTGCGCGGCTCGCTGGAGCGGCTGGTGCCGGTGCTAATGACGGCCCTGGTGGCGGCGCTGGCCTTGATTCCGCTGACGCTGGCCAAGGACGCGCCCGGTAAGGAAATCCTTTACCCGGTGGCTGTGGTGATTCTGGGCGGGCTGCTGTCGAGCACCCTGCTGGACATCGTGGTGACGCCGGTAGTGTTTCGGCTGCTGGGCCGCCGGGCGCTGGCGCAGTACCGGGCCAGCCACGCCGCCCCAGCCCTGACGCCCACGTTGGACGCTCAGCCATTTACACCGCCCACCGACCAAAGCGCCGTGTCGCCCACGTAA
- a CDS encoding helix-turn-helix domain-containing protein: MTSPATTVFYVKHMVCPRCLLVMRELLAALGLPAVRVELGEVEVGRPLDTAEQAALRAGLVAEGFELLELRAPRERLVAAVKQAVAELLCTAPRQLGSGRCSGELTRRLGRPFAYLSDAFSAVEGVGLEQYVIGQRVAAAEELLKAGTLPVGRIAQQLGYSSLGHLSRQFRRVTGVSPTEYRRARAAGVVHSSARLEAGSEPWPQIL, translated from the coding sequence ATGACGAGCCCCGCTACAACGGTTTTCTACGTGAAGCACATGGTATGTCCGCGCTGCCTGCTGGTGATGCGGGAGCTGCTGGCGGCCCTGGGCCTGCCGGCCGTGCGCGTAGAGCTGGGCGAAGTGGAAGTAGGCCGGCCGCTGGACACCGCCGAGCAGGCCGCTCTGCGGGCCGGGCTGGTGGCAGAAGGATTCGAGCTGCTGGAGCTGCGGGCCCCGCGGGAGCGGCTGGTGGCGGCCGTAAAGCAGGCGGTGGCGGAGCTGCTGTGCACCGCGCCGCGGCAGCTGGGCAGCGGGCGGTGCTCCGGGGAGCTGACCCGGCGGCTGGGCCGGCCGTTTGCGTACCTGAGCGACGCTTTTTCGGCGGTGGAGGGCGTGGGGCTGGAGCAGTACGTGATTGGGCAGCGGGTGGCGGCGGCCGAGGAGCTGCTGAAGGCCGGCACGCTCCCCGTGGGCCGCATTGCCCAGCAGCTGGGCTACAGCAGTCTGGGGCATTTGTCAAGGCAGTTTCGGCGGGTTACGGGCGTGTCGCCGACGGAGTACCGGCGGGCCCGCGCGGCTGGGGTGGTGCATTCGTCGGCCCGGCTGGAAGCAGGGTCGGAACCTTGGCCACAAATCTTGTAG